Proteins found in one Triticum aestivum cultivar Chinese Spring chromosome 4D, IWGSC CS RefSeq v2.1, whole genome shotgun sequence genomic segment:
- the LOC123100093 gene encoding uncharacterized protein, whose translation MTLHELTAGLCSFIKSINYTEILEKVWIRSSKPYPISLSLRKLQGLLKDDLPMDRDCFNLIVRKIMLDDIQTSQKTKQLIAKHYLDMKFWMTTDFGRHPDFRKKLDVEQLANSVRSWPGIKYNVSTCKSIHIPVQCIDEFILFTLDQDTRTVYILDPTPINPMYRYNPLAKYVKKIIWISEHLPKAMSKACPGSRWNEDILLWHHRILDDIPVYNRELSGYLVPLFMSTWEDERPHLPFLKDGYELRKLILGQLLTFKDNECEDNMPAGVLDFINCIRKIQS comes from the exons ATGACCTTACATGAGTTAACAGCTGGACTCTGTAGCTTCATTAAATCAATTAATTACACCGAGATTTTAGA GAAAGTATGGATCCGAAGTTCAAAACCATATCCAATTAGCTTGTCTCTCAGAAAACTACAAGGATTGCTAAAGGATGATTTACCCATGGACCGTGATTGCTTTAATTTGATCGTACGGAAGATTATGTTGGATGACATCCAAACATCACAAAAAACAAAGCAACTGATAGCAAAGCATTATCTCGAcatgaaattttgg ATGACTACTGATTTTGGAAGGCACCCAGATTTTCGTAAAAAGTTAGATGTGGAGCAACTAGCAAATTCTGTTCGTAGTTGGCCTGGTATCAAATATAATGTTTCAACATGCAAATCG ATCCATATTCCAGTACAATGCATTGATGAATTCATTCTATTCACATTGGATCAAGATACCAGAACAGTGTACATTTTGGACCCTACTCCTATTAATCCAATGTACCGATACAACCCACTCGCAAAATATGTGAAAAAAATTATATGGATTTCCGAACATTTACCGAAAGCAATGTCAAAAGCATGCCCTGGGTCTAGATGGAACGAGGATATTCTCTTATGGCATCATAGAATCCTAGATGATATTCCAGTTTACAACAG GGAACTGTCTGGTTATCTTGTTCCCCTATTCATGTCCACATGGGAAGACGAAAGACCACATTTGCCATTTTTAAAG GATGGATATGAACTCAGAAAACTAATTTTGGGCCAACTACTAACATTCAAGGACAATGAATGTGAAGATAACATGCCTGCTGGTGTACTGGACTTCATCAATTGTATTAGGAAAATCCAAAGTTAA